Genomic DNA from Providencia sp. PROV188:
CCTTTTTCCAGCAGGAATTCACTGCGCTGGAAACCTTGAGGTAATTTTTCACGAACGGTCTGTTCGATAACGCGAGGACCCGCGAAGCCAATCAGTGCTTTAGGTTCAGCCACGTTGATATCACCCAACATTGCTAAACTTGCAGAAACACCGCCCATGGTCGGGTCGGTCAGTACAGAAATGTACGGTAAGCCACGTTCTTGCATTTTCGCCAGTGCAGCACTGGTTTTCGCCATTTGCATCAGGGACAGCAGCGCTTCTTGCATACGCGCACCACCACTGGATGAGAAGCAAACTAATGGACAGTTATCTTCCAAAGCTTGTTCTACAGCACGGACAAAACGTGCCCCCACAACCGATGCCATTGAACCACCCATAAAGGAGAATTCAAATGCAGCGGCAACAACAGGCATCTCTTTGAGCGTACCTTTCATCACGACGATAGCATCTTTTTCACCCGTCTCTTTCTGGGCGGAGCTAATTCTGTCTTTGTATTTTTTAGAGTCGCGGAATTTGAGCACATCTTTTGGCTCTAATTCACTACCTAATTCCGTTGTTGAGTTTTCATCAAGGAAAGATTCAAGGCGTTGGCGAGCATGAATACGCATATGGTGGTCACATTTTGGACACACTTGTAGGTTACGCTCAAGCTCAGCACCGTAGAGGACTTGCCCACAGCTATCACATTTAGTCCAAACACCTTCAGGGATGTTTGCTTTATGGGATGGGGTTGAAGTACCTTTTTTTAAAATTTTCTCAATCCAGCTCATTAATGGACCTTTTCGTCTGATTGCACTCTGACGACACTTCGAATAATACCATCACTGAATTTCAGATGGTGGTTATATAAGAAGCATCTATCAGTATGTTATTTTTTTGCCATTAAACCACAATGATATCTCACTGTAGATAAAAACTTTTTTCAAACCGATTATTGGTTATCGTTTTTTTGCGTCGCCGCACTCTTTTCTTTTGCCACTGCATTTTTTTCTTTTGCAGCAGCTCGACGGTGGCGAATAATTTCAATGACACCCGGCAGAATCGAAATAAAGATAATCGCGACTATCAGTAATTTCAAATTCTTTTGTACTATCGGTAAATCACCGAATAAATACCCTGCATAGGTAAAGAGTAGCACCCATAATAACGCACCTGCCACATTATAAAAGGCAAAATGACGGTAAGACATTTTACCCATACCTGCAACGAAAGGTGCAAAGGTTCTCACGATAGGCACAAAACGCGCCAAAATAATCGCTTTTCCGCCATGTTTTTCATAAAACTGATGGGTTTTATCTAAATAGCTACGACGGAAAATTTTTGAATCTGGGTTTTTAAACAGTTTTTCACCAAAGATACGTCCAATGGTGTAGTTCACTGCATCACCAATAATT
This window encodes:
- a CDS encoding DedA family protein translates to MEFISFIIDFILHIDVHLAELVAEYGVWVYGILFLILFCETGLVVTPFLPGDSLLFVAGALAALPSNDLNVHVMVLLMIIAAIIGDAVNYTIGRIFGEKLFKNPDSKIFRRSYLDKTHQFYEKHGGKAIILARFVPIVRTFAPFVAGMGKMSYRHFAFYNVAGALLWVLLFTYAGYLFGDLPIVQKNLKLLIVAIIFISILPGVIEIIRHRRAAAKEKNAVAKEKSAATQKNDNQ
- the accD gene encoding acetyl-CoA carboxylase, carboxyltransferase subunit beta; the encoded protein is MSWIEKILKKGTSTPSHKANIPEGVWTKCDSCGQVLYGAELERNLQVCPKCDHHMRIHARQRLESFLDENSTTELGSELEPKDVLKFRDSKKYKDRISSAQKETGEKDAIVVMKGTLKEMPVVAAAFEFSFMGGSMASVVGARFVRAVEQALEDNCPLVCFSSSGGARMQEALLSLMQMAKTSAALAKMQERGLPYISVLTDPTMGGVSASLAMLGDINVAEPKALIGFAGPRVIEQTVREKLPQGFQRSEFLLEKGAIDMIVRRQDMRDRLADVLAMLTNQPSLNTAPALVVEVVDVEIDLADAVDGADKAKGVKHKKDDE